In Carya illinoinensis cultivar Pawnee chromosome 6, C.illinoinensisPawnee_v1, whole genome shotgun sequence, a single genomic region encodes these proteins:
- the LOC122313865 gene encoding root phototropism protein 3-like: protein MWESENESVDGRDYGNSVLTSSKHGVKPDGFELRGQSWYVDTDVPSDLQVQVGDVYFHLHKYPLLSRSGKVNRILYESRNPELNKIVLDDLPGGSDAFELAAKFCYGVAVDLTAANISGLRCAAEYLEMTEDLEEGNLIFKTEAFLSYVVLSSWRDSIAVLKSCEKLSPWAENLQIVRRCSESIAWKACANPKGIRWAYTGKPPKDSSPKWNDMDSSPSRNQQVPPDWWFEDVSLLRIDHFVRVVTAIKVKGMKFELIGAAIMHYAAKWLPGLISDAAGAGDEGISNGRTINIGSISSSWRGGLHMIVAGTKDELSTVQAKDQRMIIESLISIIPPQKDSVSCSFLLRLLRMANMLKVAPALVTELEKRVGMQFEQATLADLLIPSYGKSETMYDVDLVQRLLEHFLVQEQTESSSPSRQSFSDKHMYDGSHRIANPNAKMRVARLVDSYLTEVSRDRDLSLTKFQVLAEALPESARTCDDGLYRAIDSYLKAHPMLSEHERKRLCRLMDCQKLSIDACMHAAQNERLPLRVVVQVLFSEQLKISNTIANSSLKEAAECYYQPLISNRKSLLEGTPQSFQEGWTAAKKDINTLKFELNSVKTKYNELQNDMENLQKQFDRLVKQKQTSAWSSGWKKLSKFTKMTGLENQNTGPQLPNPAEQPRKTPRRWRNSIS from the exons ATGTGGGAATCAGAGAACGAGTCAGTTGATGGCCGAGACTATGGGAATAGCGTTCTTACCTCAAGCAAGCATGGGGTCAAGCCTGACGGATTTGAGCTGAGGGGCCAGTCTTG GTATGTCGATACTGATGTTCCTAGTGatcttcaagttcaagttggGGATGTTTATTTCCACTTGCACAAG TATCCCTTGCTTTCTCGGAGTGGAAAGGTGAACAGGATCCTATATGAATCAAGAAACCCGGAATTGAATAAGATTGTGCTGGATGACCTACCTGGCGGATCTGATGCTTTTGAGTTAGCTGCAAAATTCTGCTATGGAGTTGCTGTTGATCTAACAGCAGCCAATATCTCTGGCCTGAGATGTGCTGCAGAGTACCTTGAAATGACAGAGGACTTGGAAGAAGGCAATCTTATATTCAAAACCGAAGCATTTCTAAGCTATGTTGTTTTGTCTTCATGGAGAGACTCAATAGCAGTGTTGAAAAGCTGCGAGAAGCTCTCACCATGGGCAGAGAACCTTCAAATTGTGAGAAGGTGCAGCGAGTCTATTGCTTGGAAGGCTTGTGCCAATCCAAAAGGAATAAGATGGGCATATACTGGAAAGCCCCCAAAAGATTCCAGCCCAAAATGGAATGACATGGACTCCAGTCCCAGTAGAAATCAGCAGGTTCCTCCTGATTGGTGGTTTGAAGATGTTTCTCTCCTTAGGATTGATCACTTTGTCAGGGTCGTCACGGCAATTAAGGTTAAAGGAATGAAATTTGAACTGATTGGAGCAGCAATAATGCACTATGCAGCCAAATGGCTTCCAGGCCTGATAAGTGATGCAGCAGGGGCAGGAGACGAAGGAATTAGCAATGGCAGAACCATTAATATAGGTAGTATCAGCAGTAGTTGGAGGGGCGGGCTCCATATGATTGTGGCAGGAACTAAAGATGAGCTTTCTACTGTTCAGGCCAAAGATCAGCGGATGATCATCGAGAGCCTTATTAGTATAATTCCCCCACAGAAGGATAGTGTCTCATGCAGCTTCCTGCTTCGGCTGTTGAGAATGGCAAACATGTTGAAAGTGGCTCCTGCTTTGGTAACTGAATTGGAGAAACGAGTGGGAATGCAGTTTGAACAGGCTACATTGGCAGATCTTCTTATTCCTTCTTACGGTAAAAGTGAGACAATGTACGATGTGGATCTTGTTCAGAGACTTCTGGAGCATTTTCTAGTTCAAGAACAGACGGAAAGTTCAAGTCCGAGCAGACAATCCTTTTCTGACAAACACATGTATGACGGTAGTCACAGGATTGCTAACCCAAACGCTAAGATGAGAGTGGCAAGGCTTGTTGACAGTTATCTTACAGAGGTGTCCAGAGATAGAGACCTCTCCCTCACGAAGTTCCAGGTGCTGGCAGAAGCTTTGCCTGAATCTGCAAGGACCTGTGATGACGGACTTTACAGAGCAATTGATTCATACCTCAAG GCCCATCCAATGCTTTCTGAGCATGAAAGGAAGCGACTTTGCCGTTTGATGGATTGCCAGAAGCTCTCAattgatgcatgcatgcatgctgctcAAAATGAAAGGCTTCCATTAAGAGTCGTGGTGCAAGTCCTCTTCTCTGAGCAGCTAAAGATAAGCAATACAATAGCCAACAGTTCCCTGAAAGAAGCTGCTGAATGTTACTACCAGCCATTGATTTCAAACCGGAAATCACTTCTCGAAGGGACTCCACAATCATTCCAAGAAGGATGGACAGCCGCTAAGAAAGACATTAACACTCTGAAGTTTGAGCTCAATAGTGTGAAGACCAAGTACAATGAGCTTCAAAATGACATGGAGAATCTGCAGAAACAGTTCGATAGATTGGTAAAGCAGAAACAGACGTCAGCATGGAGCAGTGGGTGGAAGAAACTAAGCAAATTTACGAAGATGACTGGTTTAGAAAACCAGAATACTGGGCCTCAGCTCCCAAACCCTGCAGAACAGCCTAGAAAGACACCTAGAAGGTGGAGAAATTCAATATCCTGA
- the LOC122313456 gene encoding transcription factor bHLH143-like isoform X1, protein MVKASGSRLSLENSAWKPSKLSFMNTDLRLRQQECLPACTNLGNRMSPAPMAQPNFAVPGIPDLKTEQTNGAHGSLQCLPLQFQGLLPTPDPYLKTKKSMLSNSGLSAKRFLIFDQCGNQTRLVCFPSPNPNTAAKPICCYYGEEQAARVSQIDPSKYILHEASGDNITTFEESEMHEDTEEINALLYSDNDEYGDGDDDETASTGHSPVVINGRYEKHDHVDYLTDEVAGPDGPNKRQKFLDGGYKRLSPMDTTSSIKLDRSVEYGSDAESGYAFGQNQGEKAGSILGKMCFRRDKICETLRILEHIIPGAEGKDPLFVIDEAIDYLKILKLNAKSLGVNNQ, encoded by the coding sequence ATGGTGAAGGCCAGCGGATCTCGGCTTTCTCTAGAGAATTCTGCTTGGAAACCATCTAAACTGAGTTTCATGAACACGGATCTCAGGTTGAGGCAACAGGAATGTTTGCCTGCATGCACAAATCTTGGCAATCGCATGTCCCCAGCACCTATGGCACAGCCCAATTTCGCAGTTCCTGGTATACCAGACTTGAAGACTGAACAAACAAATGGAGCTCATGGTTCTCTTCAATGTTTACCTCTTCAATTCCAGGGCTTGCTACCCACTCCTGACCCATATCTTAAAACAAAGAAATCCATGCTGTCAAATTCTGGGTTGTCTGCAAAGAGATTCCTTATTTTTGATCAGTGTGGGAATCAAACAAGGCTAGTTTGCTTCCCTTCCCCGAATCCAAATACTGCTGCAAAACCAATTTGTTGTTATTATGGGGAAGAGCAGGCAGCTAGAGTGAGTCAAATTGATCCAAGCAAGTACATTTTACACGAAGCATCTGGTGACAATATAACAActtttgaagaaagtgagatgCATGAAGACACGGAAGAAATCAATGCATTGCTATACTCTGACAATGATGAATATGGTGATGGTGACGATGATGAAACAGCAAGCACAGGCCATTCTCCAGTGGTTATAAACGGGAGATACGAGAAACATGATCATGTTGACTACCTAACAGATGAAGTTGCTGGCCCTGATGGCCCAAACAAAAGGCAAAAATTCCTCGATGGTGGGTACAAAAGATTATCACCAATGGACACTACTAGTTCCATAAAACTGGACAGATCTGTTGAGTATGGCAGTGATGCAGAGTCAGGCTATGCCTTTGGCCAGAACCAAGGTGAGAAAGCTGGTTCTATTTTGGGCAAAATGTGTTTTAGAAGGGATAAGATCTGTGAGACTCTGAGGATTCTCGAGCACATAATTCCTGGTGCAGAAGGTAAGGACCCATTGTTTGTTATTGATGAAGCTATAGATTACCTGAAGATTTTAAAGCTTAACGCCAAATCTCTAGGGGTGAACAACCAATAG
- the LOC122313456 gene encoding transcription factor bHLH143-like isoform X3 — protein MSPAPMAQPNFAVPGIPDLKTEQTNGAHGSLQCLPLQFQGLLPTPDPYLKTKKSMLSNSGLSAKRFLIFDQCGNQTRLVCFPSPNPNTAAKPICCYYGEEQAARVSQIDPSKYILHEASGDNITTFEESEMHEDTEEINALLYSDNDEYGDGDDDETASTGHSPVVINGRYEKHDHVDYLTDEVAGPDGPNKRQKFLDGGYKRLSPMDTTSSIKLDRSVEYGSDAESGYAFGQNQGEKAGSILGKMCFRRDKICETLRILEHIIPGAEGKDPLFVIDEAIDYLKILKLNAKSLGVNNQ, from the coding sequence ATGTCCCCAGCACCTATGGCACAGCCCAATTTCGCAGTTCCTGGTATACCAGACTTGAAGACTGAACAAACAAATGGAGCTCATGGTTCTCTTCAATGTTTACCTCTTCAATTCCAGGGCTTGCTACCCACTCCTGACCCATATCTTAAAACAAAGAAATCCATGCTGTCAAATTCTGGGTTGTCTGCAAAGAGATTCCTTATTTTTGATCAGTGTGGGAATCAAACAAGGCTAGTTTGCTTCCCTTCCCCGAATCCAAATACTGCTGCAAAACCAATTTGTTGTTATTATGGGGAAGAGCAGGCAGCTAGAGTGAGTCAAATTGATCCAAGCAAGTACATTTTACACGAAGCATCTGGTGACAATATAACAActtttgaagaaagtgagatgCATGAAGACACGGAAGAAATCAATGCATTGCTATACTCTGACAATGATGAATATGGTGATGGTGACGATGATGAAACAGCAAGCACAGGCCATTCTCCAGTGGTTATAAACGGGAGATACGAGAAACATGATCATGTTGACTACCTAACAGATGAAGTTGCTGGCCCTGATGGCCCAAACAAAAGGCAAAAATTCCTCGATGGTGGGTACAAAAGATTATCACCAATGGACACTACTAGTTCCATAAAACTGGACAGATCTGTTGAGTATGGCAGTGATGCAGAGTCAGGCTATGCCTTTGGCCAGAACCAAGGTGAGAAAGCTGGTTCTATTTTGGGCAAAATGTGTTTTAGAAGGGATAAGATCTGTGAGACTCTGAGGATTCTCGAGCACATAATTCCTGGTGCAGAAGGTAAGGACCCATTGTTTGTTATTGATGAAGCTATAGATTACCTGAAGATTTTAAAGCTTAACGCCAAATCTCTAGGGGTGAACAACCAATAG
- the LOC122313456 gene encoding transcription factor bHLH143-like isoform X2, producing the protein MNTDLRLRQQECLPACTNLGNRMSPAPMAQPNFAVPGIPDLKTEQTNGAHGSLQCLPLQFQGLLPTPDPYLKTKKSMLSNSGLSAKRFLIFDQCGNQTRLVCFPSPNPNTAAKPICCYYGEEQAARVSQIDPSKYILHEASGDNITTFEESEMHEDTEEINALLYSDNDEYGDGDDDETASTGHSPVVINGRYEKHDHVDYLTDEVAGPDGPNKRQKFLDGGYKRLSPMDTTSSIKLDRSVEYGSDAESGYAFGQNQGEKAGSILGKMCFRRDKICETLRILEHIIPGAEGKDPLFVIDEAIDYLKILKLNAKSLGVNNQ; encoded by the coding sequence ATGAACACGGATCTCAGGTTGAGGCAACAGGAATGTTTGCCTGCATGCACAAATCTTGGCAATCGCATGTCCCCAGCACCTATGGCACAGCCCAATTTCGCAGTTCCTGGTATACCAGACTTGAAGACTGAACAAACAAATGGAGCTCATGGTTCTCTTCAATGTTTACCTCTTCAATTCCAGGGCTTGCTACCCACTCCTGACCCATATCTTAAAACAAAGAAATCCATGCTGTCAAATTCTGGGTTGTCTGCAAAGAGATTCCTTATTTTTGATCAGTGTGGGAATCAAACAAGGCTAGTTTGCTTCCCTTCCCCGAATCCAAATACTGCTGCAAAACCAATTTGTTGTTATTATGGGGAAGAGCAGGCAGCTAGAGTGAGTCAAATTGATCCAAGCAAGTACATTTTACACGAAGCATCTGGTGACAATATAACAActtttgaagaaagtgagatgCATGAAGACACGGAAGAAATCAATGCATTGCTATACTCTGACAATGATGAATATGGTGATGGTGACGATGATGAAACAGCAAGCACAGGCCATTCTCCAGTGGTTATAAACGGGAGATACGAGAAACATGATCATGTTGACTACCTAACAGATGAAGTTGCTGGCCCTGATGGCCCAAACAAAAGGCAAAAATTCCTCGATGGTGGGTACAAAAGATTATCACCAATGGACACTACTAGTTCCATAAAACTGGACAGATCTGTTGAGTATGGCAGTGATGCAGAGTCAGGCTATGCCTTTGGCCAGAACCAAGGTGAGAAAGCTGGTTCTATTTTGGGCAAAATGTGTTTTAGAAGGGATAAGATCTGTGAGACTCTGAGGATTCTCGAGCACATAATTCCTGGTGCAGAAGGTAAGGACCCATTGTTTGTTATTGATGAAGCTATAGATTACCTGAAGATTTTAAAGCTTAACGCCAAATCTCTAGGGGTGAACAACCAATAG
- the LOC122312813 gene encoding uncharacterized protein LOC122312813: protein MNDKVLIVSPDIVGTIHDLQHLHNSLIDVVVDSDLHNSSISDETFDFVFTSSIADTKFANRVVKTGGIVAVPLSNNPPTGFRKQSNHRIVFLRRYNSTIMALRKVGQSNQLVESSKKRRLCQWASEAKNAMLVRLEDVLLEPPRRAPVKSNECFEKIDELLSDLLGDTLEGEYIASGVTEWFHQNFPKIRNQDFEVYNLAVGREEESSSRVASNVDISDWLMKNVREEEYVVMNAEAGVVVEMINRRTICLVDQLFLECRSQWWQGRGGRYNSKRAYWECLALYGRLRDEGVSVHQWWGT, encoded by the exons ATGAACGATAAGGTTCTCATCGTAAGCCCCGACATCGTGGGAACTATTCATGATCTACAGCATCTGCACAACAGCTTGATCGACGTGGTAGTGGATTCTGATCTGCACAACAGCTCGATCTCAGATGAGACATTTGATTTCGTGTTCACATCCAGCATTGCGGACACTAAATTTGCCAACCGTGTTGTGAAGACTGGGGGCATTGTGGCCGTTCCATTGAGCAATAACCCTCCAACTGGTTTCCGTAAGCAATCTAATCATAGGATCGTGTTTCTTCGGCGCTATAATTCCACCATAATGGCATTGAGGAAAGTGGGTCAATCCAACCAGTTGGTGGAGTCCTCGAAAAAGCGGCGCCTTTGCCAATGGGCGTCCGAGGCCAAGAATGCCATGTTAGTGCGCCTTGAAGATGTCTTGCTCGAACCACCAAGAAGGGCTCCAGTGAAATCCAACGAGTGCTTTGAGAAAATTGATGAGCTCCTCTCTGACTTGTTGGGTGATACTCTTGAAG GAGAATATATAGCTAGCGGTGTGACTGAATGGTTTCATCAGAATTTTCCAAAGATCAGGAACCAAGATTTCGAGGTTTACAATCTTGCGGTGGGACGTGAGGAGGAGTCGAGCAGCAGGGTGGCTTCTAATGTTGATATTTCGGATTGGTTAATGAAGAATGTGAGGGAAGAGGAGTATGTGGTGATGAACGCAGAAGCAggagtggtggtggaaatgatAAACAGGAGAACAATCTGTTTGGTGGATCAACTGTTTCTGGAGTGCAGGAGCCAATGGTGGCAGGGACGTGGGGGGAGATACAACAGCAAGAGGGCTTATTGGGAGTGCTTGGCTTTGTATGGAAGGCTTAGGGATGAGGGAGTTTCTGTTCACCAATGGTGGGGTACTTGA